GGTTGGGATCGGTGGCCAGGATGATCTCGGTGATCTGGCCGTCGGAGAGCCGCTGGAGCAGCTCCTTGATGCGCAGCTGGTCGGGTCCGATGCCCTCGATGGGGCTGATCGCGCCGCCGAGGACGTGGTAGCGGCCGCGGAACTCCCGCGTGCGCTCGACCGCGACGACGTCCTTGGACTCCTCGACCACGCACAGCACCGTCGGGTCGCGGCGCGGGTCGCGGCAGATCCGGCACTGCTCCTCCTCCGCAACGTTGCCGCAGACCACGCAGAAGCGGACCTTGTCCTTGACCTCGGTCAAGACCGAGGCGAGGCGGCGTACGTCGGCCGGATCGGCCTGCAGCACGTGGAAGGCGATGCGCTGGGCACTCTTGGGCCCGACGCCCGGGAGCCGACCGAGCTCGTCGATCAGGTCCTGGACGATCCCCTCATACACCCTGGCTACCGCCGGGTCGCTGCTCGTCGGCGTGCTCGTCGGCGGAGTCGGTCTCGGCGTCGTCGCGCGCCGGGAGGCTGAAACCGGCGGGGCGGGCGTCGCCACTCTGGCCGGCGTCACCGCCGCCGAAGAGTGCTCCGAGGTCACCGCCCCCGAGCGCGTCACCGAGGCCGGCGAGGGGGTTCATCGCCTGTTGGGCGATGGACTCCGCCTGGGTACGGGCGACGCGGTAGGCGGCGACGATCATGTCGCCGAGGTCGGCGAGGCTCTCCTCGTCGTGGGCATCGTGGTAGCCGGCGTCGATCTGGACGCCCGCGAGC
The nucleotide sequence above comes from Nocardioides massiliensis. Encoded proteins:
- a CDS encoding YbaB/EbfC family nucleoid-associated protein, producing the protein MTNPFGEGGFDMNSLLQQAQAMQEQLVSAQQQLEHERVEGTVGSVTVTVTGTGELAGVQIDAGYHDAHDEESLADLGDMIVAAYRVARTQAESIAQQAMNPLAGLGDALGGGDLGALFGGGDAGQSGDARPAGFSLPARDDAETDSADEHADEQRPGGSQGV
- the recR gene encoding recombination mediator RecR, yielding MYEGIVQDLIDELGRLPGVGPKSAQRIAFHVLQADPADVRRLASVLTEVKDKVRFCVVCGNVAEEEQCRICRDPRRDPTVLCVVEESKDVVAVERTREFRGRYHVLGGAISPIEGIGPDQLRIKELLQRLSDGQITEIILATDPNLEGEATATYLTRLLKDLGLRLTRLASGLPVGGDLEYADEVTLGRAFEGRRSVDD